In Brachypodium distachyon strain Bd21 chromosome 2, Brachypodium_distachyon_v3.0, whole genome shotgun sequence, one genomic interval encodes:
- the LOC100842848 gene encoding uncharacterized protein LOC100842848, whose translation MARKRKTEAPPRLDEADRTLYSTFCGAANSLSQLYSQAMAQQKQSFHAGELHALEKLSQWITRKQEEESRLTVTEILAHIQHEMDYGGSSDAQTAPRLHQYPQSAGQFANSSGQLSVGSHGQGSGLAPRASNSDQSKNPTLFSNALSSPVRRSLQSYHPTQGAAGMGNRSVEANSTSSNDTTMDMVSDSVANEYC comes from the exons atggcgcggAAGAGGAAGACGGAGGCTCCGCCGCGGCTGGACGAGGCGGACCGCACGCTATACTCCACCTTCTGCGGCGCCGCCAACTCGCTCTCCCAGCTCTACTCCCAGGCCATGGCGCAGCAGAAGCAGTCCTTCcacgccggcgagctccacgCCCTC GAGAAGCTCTCCCAGTGGATCACGAGGAAGCAGGAGGAAGAATCGAGGTTGACGGTAACTGAAATACTGGCTCATATACAG CATGAGATGGACTATGGAGGCAGCAGTGACGCACAAACGGCCCCAAGATTACATCAGTACCCTCAGAGCGCAGGGCAGTTTGCCAACTCAAGCGGCCAACTTTCCGTTGGTTCACATGGACAGGGATCTGGGCTGGCTCCTCGGGCCAGCAACAGCGATCAGTCGAAGAATCCCACCTTGTTCTCAAACGCCCTGTCCAGCCCAGTCCGCCGGAGCCTCCAGAGCTACCACCCAACTCAAGGAGCGGCTGGAATGGGAAACCGGAGTGTCGAGGCCAACTCCACCAGCTCGAACGACACCACGATGGACATGGTCTCAGATAGCGTGGCGAACGAGTACTGCTGA